The following nucleotide sequence is from Pseudochaenichthys georgianus unplaced genomic scaffold, fPseGeo1.2 scaffold_586_arrow_ctg1, whole genome shotgun sequence.
GTATATTGACATCCTTTATAGGGTTTAATgatggtttaataacttcctgttggagggtgtAATAACTTCCTATTGGATGGTTTAATAACGTCCTGTTGGATGGTTTAATAACTTTCTGTTGGATGGTATATTAACTTCTTGTTGgatggtttaataacttcctattGGATGGTAtattaacttcctgttggatggtttaataacttcctgttggatggtatattaacttcctgttggatggtttaataacttcctgttggatggtttattaacttcctgttggatggtttaataacttccagTTGGATGGTAtattaacttcctgttggatggtttaataacttccagTTGGAGGGTTTAATTAAGTCTTATTGGAGGTGTATTGACTTCCTTTatagggtttaataacttcctgttggagggtttaataacttcctgttgtagGTATATTGACTTCCTTTATAGGGTTTACGgatggtttaataacttcctgttggatggTTGAATAACTTCCTTATAGGGTTtactaacttcctgttggagggttataatatggtttaataacttccttttGGTACTTCATATCCCCTTATAACCCAAGAAGGATTTCATTTAGAAACCTAAATGTTCAGAGTGATATTGAAGCGTTTACCTCTTTGTCGCTCTTTGTCACTTTGGACTCGGAGTCGTATCTTTCTTCATCGATCTTGTCCAATAAGTGGTGTATCTTTTTGCAGATTTCCTGTAATAAAAGAGAACAAAATTAACTCTTCGTAACTTCAGGATTCAAGGATTTCAAGACGTtgttgtcatatgcacaaaagCTACAGCCTAGTTTTACAATTTCCTGACATAGACAAAACCATTATATCTTAAGGTATTATTTTCTGCACAAATGCCAGAAAATCTAGTGTTTAGCCTCTGAAATGTTATGAAGATTGGATCATAGTGAATGCTTAGATGATACCAGACATGACCTCAGACTTTGAGAGACTTAAATAGACATTTTAGGCTTTTTATAGAACAAACCACTAATTATTGAATCCATTTTTCATGTAAAATGACtttaaataagataagataagataagataagactttattcatcccgaaggaaattgttgtgccagagtaacaaaatacaataaacacagcagcaaaacTGTACACTAAAAGTGCAGCAAAAAGAGAAATTGAACATCCacagacaacatgaaacatagaTGGCCACACAATCAATGCAATCATTATTAGCAGTATTTAGTAGTTAGTAGTGCAACAATTAAAACGTAGTGGCAGTTACGTAACTGCACGTTATCatagcattattaataatactaataataataatataatattgcacatagttatatatatatagcagcgaGTGTATTGCAATGATGTTAATTATATTGATATGTATATTGCACATACTGTAGTGTTGGTGTGGAAGTTCTCAGTGCCCTTTACTTAGGGGTGAAGAGTTAATGAGTTTGATCGCCACTGGGAGGAAAGACCTCCTGTGGCGATGGTAAATACTGGTTTCACTCTCTAAACATAGGCATTTTCTGCTTTTCTCTGAAATCTTTTGTTGTCCTACTATGTTGTGACAAAACACAGACCAAAGGATTATTAGTTATAGTAATGTTTCTTGCAAACATTTGAGAAAATGCAGTTTTCAGCCTCtcaatcagaatcaggtttatcaccaggtaggttgacacgtacgaggaatttgacttgatgtcatggtgcagacataaaagtaaaacaaagattaaaaacacagatagagaactattttaagaaaactataataacattaaGTTGTTTCTCTTGTGAGCTCTTCCCTGGTGAAAGAGTTCGATATTCTGTTTGTAAACTCTGAATTAACGCACAAAACAAGGCAAAACCGAGCGCACCAAATCACAGAGTGTCCGGGCGACATCAAAGTGAATATCTCTGACAATCATATCTTTAAGAAAGTTGGATGGACATTTTTCTGTTagtaatgatttattttaggATAAACCACTAATTGTtaaagtgtgtttctttaccatgAGAGCCGCCTGATCTCCGCTCAGGTCGGGTTTGACACAATGTTCGCTCAGATAAGCCGCTTTAGCCGCAATGATCTCAGCGGATTCCTCCTCGATCCACGTAGCAGCGATAGAGAGGATCAAACtctgagggagaaaaagagttcATACTTTATTAGAGATATTACTGCGAGATCTAGAAGACagtggtgggaagtaactaagtacatttactcagcttaagtacaattttgaggtacttgtactttacttaagtGTTTCTATttgatgctactttgtacttttcctccactacagttcagaggcacatggtgtacttctcctccactacatgtatttaatacctttagttactttacagatgtggatgaatgatgtgaaatataaccaagtgttgaatcagactttagttccacctggagtaaatccaccagctaccctgcagtctacaaagtacttcagactagctgcaccttcaccagctaccctgcagtctacaaagtacttcagactagctgcaccttcaccagctaccctgcagtctacaaagtacttcagactagctgcaccttcaccagctaccctgcagtctacaaagtacttcagactagctgcacctcctccagctaccctgcagtctacaaagtacttcagactagctgcaccttcaccagctttgagaacactttcatgatcaatcattataaaacatatcatatatattattctgaaatggaccaatctgcacaacgactactttcactgtctttcactatatttagatgagaatacttttctactttcacttgaggaacattttgaatgcaggactttcactgtcacagagtattcctacactctggtacttctacctttactcaagtacaagatcagagtacttctacttttactcaagtacaagatctgagtacttctacttttactcaagtacaagatccgagtacttctactttgactcaagtacaagatctgagtacttctattttactcaagtacaagatccaagtacttctactttaactcaagatctgagtacttctccctccTCTGCTAGTAGACTTGAACATCCTATAAAAGGTTGAGTTATGTTTCTGAAATATCTCTCAGCTTCATTTCCGGATGAATTCTCTCTTAAACACATATTTGTACAGTATATAATTGTAGACGTGTTGGATGAGCTTAGGGTTCTTGGCCTGAACACACTTTCATATCTTACGTTTATTTCAGTTCATTTGCTCAAAACAGACttaaaacatttgaatatttAGCAGGAGAGGTTAAAAACCAAGGCTTTATTATAAAAATATGATCACAGTTAAAGAGAAAACGGatacaaatacaataaacaccAAGATTTCATAATTTATTAAAACTTTAAAGAGTGATGCAAAGAAATATATAGAAATGTGTTATAAATCTTATAATTGCTTTTGAATtttgaattacatttttttgaacAGAATTCTAGATTTTAAGACAATCTAGATAAATATCTGATTTAATTTCTAGtaaattataaaacatataaataataaaatctgTTACCTTGAGATGATGCCTGCGGCTCGATGACATCTTCTTTACCCTTTaattaatatataaataaaacatcagttATCCAAATAAATGTCAAtgttataaacacacacacacacacacacacacacacacacacacacacacacacacacacacacacacacacacacacacacacacacacacacacacacacacacacacacacacacacacacacacacacacacacacacacacacacacacacacacacacacacacacacacacacacacacacacacacacacacacacacacacacacacacacatcaggggacattacattgacttacatgcatttcctggagacttaaccataaccaacacatgcttaaccctaaccctaaccctaaccaagtcttcacacTAAAATGAATAATTCCCCTCAtaatgtccccataagggaggcgagtccccacacgtgactgtgtagatgtaggtccccacaacgatattaatgctaggacacacacacacacacacacacacacacacacacacacacacacacacacacacacacacatattgtagTTTCTGTGGAGGGAACGTCCAATACAGTGTTTGTTAAAGTTGTACTCACTCAGACATCTTGGCTTCTTTTTAGTTTCAAACTCtgttaataaatataaaaatgaagAAAACAgttaatgatataaatataaaacaaaacagaacagaTGAGATGTTTTAACTAAATAAATCCAATACTGTAAGAACAATATATTCAacggccctattctgctttttgcTGGCGTTTCTATAGGTttcagtgcatgtaaatggtctgcagaggctaaaatcCCCGAGTGAGGGAGTTTATCTGAAATAAAACGTCAGTGTCAATGTCAGTGTCAAATCCGTGGTCTGGGGCCCCTGTTTTGGTCACGTCAGCATTTATTCGAGGGGTCACATCTAATCCTGGCTCGTGTCAAAGGACAGCACTGACATTTATGAGGATTTATTTATGAGCGGTAACAGGAGTGCCAACATTCAGCGTCCGTGTAATCGTAAATAAAGAGAATTCCAGCGCCTCGCACCAAACGACGTTCAATTTAAAACACCGGTTTGATTTCAGCTGACGTGCTGAAAACACACAGCTGCTGTTTAATGAACTCAATCCTAACTTGTTGTGCTTTACATGCAAGAAAAAAGCAGGAAAAAGTCATTGATATATAAAAAATGAGAACATTGGTTGTGGATAAACCGACTTAATGAGCTCACCAGATGCAGAAACTCTCATCGGGTTAGACTGATTGTTTAATTAGTGCAATACGTCTGACCTGCAAGCCCTTTAAGTCCTTCTTATTCATATTTtctgtattatttgtatttatttttcaccCACAAAAGGTTTTTTGGGGGGATACCCACATGTTTTAAGATAAATAACCTGTAAGGCTATTTTTCCACTTTTGAATCTTTCTTAAAAACATTTTCCTgtataatttgtatttattaagtGCTTTTAATCCCATTCATAAATGTGGTAATTAGAGCCTTTTTGCTAAGATGTTTAAATGATCTTTTTTTCCATTTAATTTTGGATATTTACAAACTCATTCTGTTgttctttttgtattatttattatatcTAACCTGCAGGATTATATTCCTCTTTTAAATCcttatttaatgcattttttGTATGTTTTCAGGACATCTTAAATAAGATAACGGTCCGATTTCGCTTTAAACTGAACACAAAATAAGAACTAGACTTTCATTTTTgcatattattatattgttgtctTCTACTTTAATACTTATCTAAATGCAGAATGAGATGATTCAACGTTTTGTGGTTTTCGTTAAAAGATGCCGATTTGCAGCATCTGCCGTCATGAGCGAGAGGAGTTTCACAAATCTGCTTCTGGATCCTTCAGATGTTTCtacctttatttaaaaatgtcatGCATGGAAAActagatagatggagagatagagagatagagggatagatggatagagagatagatagatagatagatagatagatagatagatggagagatagatagatggatagatggatagatagatagatatatggagaTATAgagagatatatagatagatggagagatatatggatagatagatagatggatagatatatagatggatatatggatagatagatagagagagatggatagatagagagatggatagatatatagatatatagatagatggatagagagatggatagatagatagatagagagagagatggatagatatatagatagatggatagatagatagatagatagatggatagatagatagatagatagatggatagagagatggatagatagatagatagatggatagagagatggatagatagatagatagatggatagatagatagatagatggatagatagatagatagatagatagagagatggatagatagatagatggatagagagatagatatatagatagatggatagatagatggatagatagatagatggatagatagatggatagatagatagatagatagatggatagatagatagagagatggatagatagatagagagatggacagatagatagatagataaatagatggatagatggatagatagatagagagatggatagatagatagatagatagatagatagatagatagatatatagatagatagagagctagatagatggatagatagatggatagagagatagatggatagatagagatatCTAGAAGGAGGATGTGATCTTGAGTTTGGATAATCTTGTTCAGAAATGAGAGGACGTTGACATTTAGAAAAAGCTCTGAGAATGGAGGAGTTTTAGAGAAGCTGAGTTGCGGCTCTGTGATCTGATATCTACATTGCGTTCTCAAAGGTCATCAGTAATACGAGACGGGAAACAAATTAGACGAGCAGGAGACGAAAACGTTTCTCTAAATATATTGATCCTTAAAAATAAAACGACTCCTCCACGAGACGAGGTTTCACTCTGAGAGAGTCACTCAGGTTATTACAGGGAAGGGAAGGAAAGAAAGACGATTAGAATTTAAAGGAAAATGGAATTTTAAAAAGTGGTGAATTTAGACCGGACGCATTTTTCAAATCTGCAAAACActccctttttttttgtttttcgtcGACTCTAGAGAAGATGTTCACACATGACGCCACACTTTAGAAATTGATGGAAATACCAGTGAAAAATTCAAGAAAATTAATAATTAGAAGAAAAACCTAACTtaagaaatgtaagaaaatTCATTTAAATATGAAAAACATGAATtggtggaaaatcctaaattaaaGCCGAATGAATTTTCAGTTTTATCCAAAAGAAAAGTCTGTTTTTTCCAGATTATCAACGTTGTTTGTGAATTTAACAGAAGATCTACGCTCATAACacaatttataaagaatgcacattaATGTTCTTACAGATAAGAATTAAGTCCTTTAAGTACACAGAAATGCTCGTTGTTGTACCCTAAATACTTGCAAAGACATTTCTTAAAAGACACATTTTCCCATCCCTTCACGTTCACCAGAGGGATGCCGTTCTGTTGCCATCAAAAACCTAATCCCGTATAATCAGAACATAACTCAGCCGTCACAATGAAACAACACTATAAAGCACAAAGTATTGTTGTGCATATTATTAGTTAGTATTTCCCCCAGAGCATCTCAGTGATTTCAAAGTTTCTCACCCACAGAGCGACGAGAGGCGAACAGACGTGGAGGACACAGAGCGAGTCACGGacaaaaacaaagtgacatcTGGGGGGGTTTATATGAGCCGGACGGGGATTCGGAGGTTCCTCTTTTATGGTGTTGAGGAACTTTGGGACCAATGAGCTCCTGAAATACCGTCTTTGCCCGAGGGGTCATAAATCTGCATCTGGGGGCTCTTTCCcctcatggggggggggggggggggaggagtcaGTAAATATGGGGGTAATAATTGTGTCGTGTGATTAATGGATGCAGAAATAAATATCGTTACTGTGATTGTTTAATTACAAGTGTCTTGCAACGGTTTTTATGAAGATTTTTGAAAGAGTGTTTGAATATTGTTTAAGGATTTTTGGAAGATTTTAAGAAGATTTTttggaatacattttggaagattttttaaaaacatttaaagattTTTTGAAGATTTTTTGTAAAACTTGTTGAAGATTTTTTGAAGATTTCCTGAAAAAGGTAAAAGAAGAAAATGTGGAAGATTTGTTGAAAAACGTTTAAAGATTTTTGGAGGATTTTAAGACAATTTTTTGGAACACATTTTGGAAGATTTTTTAAAGATTTCTTGAATTATTTACATCTGCTTCAGGACGCTTTTCCtcctcagggggggggggggggggcagtataCACGGGGGTAATAATGGTGTTGTGTGATCAAAGGATGCAGAAACATATCATTTATGTGTAACTTTGATTGTTTAATTACAAAAATGACCACACAGAGTTAAAAAAGCGACTATGAGAAGACACAAAGCGGCCAAAACAGACACACAAAGACAGAACTTTAAAACAAGGGAGATAAAGTCGATGAGAAATGACAAAATACTTTCAAAAATTAGCCCaaaaactacaaagagactcaaagcaGAAAGTGTCTGTTTTGCTGCTCTGTGACATGAAGTCTCCCTTTCCACCACATTTTACCAGCTATTTATTAAATACTTAACAGATTGAGATGTGGGGGTTTTAAATAGTATATCTGGCTTTTTCTCAGACCTCATGGGGACAGGAAGAGGGCTGCAGAGTGAGGGGGGGCAGTAAACACGGGGTAATAATGGTGTCGTGTGATCAATGGAGGCAGAAAGAAGCATCATTATGTGATTGTTTAAATACTGCAATAAGTGTGTTCCTCGCTGTCCGAGGGAATCTGACCTTTTAGTCCTTAAAATCcctctttaaaatgtttttggtcTTTGTTTATTTTAGAACATAAAGTGTTTTAAATGTTATCATTAATGACATATTTTGCAACGTTTTTTTCGTACGTTTTTATGAAGATTGTTTAAGGATTTGTTCTTTGAGGATTTTTAGGATAACATTTTGGAAGATTTGCTGAAAAACTTttaaagatttttgaaaaattaaaaaaaaaaattgtgaagGTTTTTTGTCGAAAAAAGTTAAAAATATTGGAAGATTTGCTGAAAGATTTTTTAAAGATTTTTCAGAAAACTTTTGAAGGGGTCATACATCTGCATCCGATCTGTTTCCCCCGTAAACATGGGGGTAATAATGATGTCGTGTGATCAATAGAGGAACATCTCATTTAATTTCAGTGTGATTGTTTAATTACTGCATTTGAGTTTTTCTGTTCGGGCCTCTGGAGAAAATCTGACCTGCAAGCTCCTTTTTCTCCTTAAAATCCATCTTCAAAATGTTGTTGGTTATTCCTTGTTTATTTTAGAgcacaaaatgttttaaacatatTTATTGGAGATTTTTTGAAGATATCAATCTGAAGTTTTGTTAATGTTGGACAACAGTTATGCAGTTTATCAACAAATATACTGTAGGTATATTCTTGTCAAAGGAAATCTTTAAACACAACTCACGTGCTGCAGCTTCAGATCCAGACTCAGAAACTgaaacaaaagaaacacaattatataaataaatgcagTTTGTGAGTAAGAGACGtttatttacaaaaataaaaaacaaagtaTCTCACCTTCTGCTTGAATGAGCCGAGCAGGAACTATTTTATCAGTGAAGGAATAACTTAATTCATTTTCGACTGTCAAAAATATAAGGGCcacaaaatgttactcaaagaAACTCAAAACAACGAGGAAGTTCCtcaaatgcccctttcacaccaacgcgttttcagctccggctcagaGTACCAAGTAAAAAGTACCGGTTTTTCGACCACAAAGTGACAAAGAAGAAGCAAAACAGTCACAAAAAGACTCCGAGAGTAATGCAAGGGAGATACAGATAAAACAACCACAAAGAGACGCATAGCAATTACAGAGACACAAAACGGGTCAAAAcggacacaaagagacacaacattAGTACAAAGAGACCGCAAGCGACAAAAAGTGACGAAACAGAAACAAGTTACAAAAATATGCAaaagaaccaaaaataaaagatGGAAAACGACCaaaaaaagagacacaaaatgacCACAGAGTTAAAAACTGCACTATGAAAAGACACAAAGAGACAGAACATTAACACAAGGGAGATAAAGTCAATAAGAAAAGACAAAATACTTTAAGAAAATTGGCAAaataactacaaagagactctaTAAAGTCTTCCTttacatgtttttgtatttatctgCTATTTATTAAATACTTGACAGATTGAGGTTaagtattttcttttaaataaatagtttgagtATTGCTGTGCATCATTAACATGAAACAGTCCTCTGCTGACACCGTGTGGTCGGTACTGGTCATAACACCTTAGATCTGCACTTTAAGCATCGAGTGGAGCTGCAGATAAGAGACGGTGTAATAATATAGTTTCATAAGAGACGTTTTGACCGACTGGAGTATTGGAGGCAAAACAAACAACCTACTGTCTTCTTCCAAGTTAATTCAAGTGGTGGAAAAACAATCAATTAAATATTTGCACGTTGCTAAATAATTCTAAGTGAGGAGATTAAAGttgcaaaaatataaatgtcacTCAATGTCAAACTTACCAACGAAAAAGAAACACAAAATGATAACTACTGGCCATGAAACAActaacaaagagacacaaaacaacaacaataaggcACAAAATTATTAGCAAAAGACACAACATTTGTAAAAAGAGAAACAAAAGACACAAAATGACAAAAAGAAGACACAAACAACTACAAAAAGACACAACATTTGTAAAAAGAGAAACAAAATGACAACTATTACATGAAACAACTAACAAAGAGACAGAAAACTACAATACAGGCACAAAATGACTAGCAAGACACAAAATGTGTAAAAagataaacaaaacaaacaaaaaacacaaaataacaaaCAAACGACACAAACAACTACAATAAGGCACAAAATGACTAACAAAATTAACAAAATTAGTAAAaagagaaacaaaacaacaaacaaaagacacaaaattacaaagaaaataCACAAAACTTATGTTAAGTTTAGAACAttttatcatatatatatataggtttttgttggGTCTTGTTTCTCCATTATGGCATATATGCCCTGCTTATATATTTTCTATGTTGGGTTAACACAAAAACTCTAATATTTGTCATTCTGTGAAACTGGTGGGATTGATGTCTAAGTCTAACCCTAAATCTAAACCTTAACCCTAACCCCTAACCCCTAACCATGTCTAGCCCTAACCCTAACACGGTAAAATGGTTTTACCAAAATGCAGTTTTTCCTCCCTGTCCTCTCATTCTTTAAACTCAGCAGTAAATTACCAAAAGGGTATTTTCCTAAAGTgaattaaaaagaaaacattcaCTTTTCACATCTGCCTGAACACATCGGAGTGGAACCATGGATATAATGTGTTTACCTCACTGACACCACAGCACCACTAAGAGACACACAGCCTCGTTAAAGCTCGAAAAACGGCCAATTAACAGAACAAATCTGATTATTAAACTCCGATAACAATCAGGAAAAGCTCCAGCTTAATGGGGTTTCACTGTTTTAATTAGATTTAAGTGTAAAATTAAGCGTAAATTGAATAAAGAATCATTCTTTTAAAGGGATTCGTCTCTATGCTTACAGTTCATCTCTTTTCAGGCActttaattaaacaaaaataGGCATTTGTTCTGTCTCGTGGGCAGTTTTGCTTTAACGTtggacaaaaacaaaatgtagaTAAATCTGATGAAGGCGCTGTTCGCTTCTATTGCAGCCAGCTGTGCGGCACTGAGTCAAAGACAGAATACCTCAGGACAAGGTGGAGGCTACagaaacacatttatttaaaacagaAACACTACGCAGCGGCAGGAAGTTGTCAAAAGTGAACATCAGAACAGTAAAGGAAACAGGAAGTCTACAAAATAAAAGCCCTAGTTAATCTGAGAGGGACGTTCACTTCACAATAACAGCAGACAGAAGTTGAAACTGACAGTTTTAATGAAACTTCAAAATCCAATTAAAAGTTCCATAAAAAGTCTTTAGGTGGCCTCGAACATCTTCTTCCTGTCGGCCTTATCCTCGACGTTCTTACGCCAGTCACCCGCCGCCTCTAGAGGCTGCAAGAAACAAGACAAAAATCAccgtaaaaacaaaacaaaatggtgTCTGATCACGTCTGAAATCTGCCTAGCAACAGCGAGGACAGAGCGATGAAGAAGGGACAAGGGAACATTtgatttttgtgtttttaaaatgtggTTTTGTTTCGTCGTGTTTCTCTATTACAAAAGTATGGTGGCCGACGGAGGGCAAGCGCTCTACAACGGCTCAAAAATACTTACATTAGGAGAAACAACAAAACATTTACTGTTGTTGGAAACTTaccaaaaatgttttatttgaacAATGTGATCACATGACTGCTTCTGATGTTACTGCAGATCTGctgtgagctagctagctaacgtagctaaccTAGTCATTTCAGATATCCTGACAAACACTGACAGTTATGAGACGACTAGCTGAGCGGAGACAGATGTTCAACTTTAAAAACGACGCAACTtttccttttttcttcttcttttagtCACCAAcaa
It contains:
- the LOC117443332 gene encoding troponin I, fast skeletal muscle-like encodes the protein MSEVKKMSSSRRHHLKSLILSIAATWIEEESAEIIAAKAAYLSEHCVKPDLSGDQAALMEICKKIHHLLDKIDEERYDSESKVTKSDKEIEDLKMKVVELAGVKKPALKKVRMSADAMLQALLGGKHKVTMDLRSNLKQVKKEVKEEPAEAAGDWRKNIEDKADRKKMFETA